The Aphidius gifuensis isolate YNYX2018 linkage group LG2, ASM1490517v1, whole genome shotgun sequence DNA window tctagcagaattattttatagggcaatattgattgtctaataaataatccggctacgatatttcactATCAATAATCGGagctttatcaaaaaaatgttacgtaagtatttaaataatatattaatacagtgaaaaaaaaaaataaaattatacagtgaaataaaataatagagtggattaaaaaaagtgaaaatagaataaaacagtaaatttatatattttacaggtAAGCGACAATTACGTATTCGccaaaaaaaagcaaagatcataagaaaaaaaatgattagaaGGATGGTTGTTCAAGAGCGTTGGCGTATCCAACGACTCAAAAACCTTGAGgaatggaaaaaagaaaaagaacgtGAACGATCAGATTCTACTTCATCGAGTGATAATTGGATATGTAAGTGTTTTTGTtaattgcttttatttttttactcctttttataaagttttttattatatttttttaaatatttttttttttttggtttgaaataaaattttttttttgttttagaaaattattattttttaattttgctttttgtttttaaaatgattttttttttaattttactttttgtttttcaaattatttttttttttaattttactttttgttttaaaattttgtgaac harbors:
- the LOC122850349 gene encoding uncharacterized protein LOC122850349 — translated: MLRKRQLRIRQKKAKIIRKKMIRRMVVQERWRIQRLKNLEEWKKEKERERSDSTSSSDNWISNPKKCHSSEGTGVSSREGFIGVPESSDSDVTDFEEAQCIQVGQCYINRSKII